A genomic region of Spea bombifrons isolate aSpeBom1 chromosome 9, aSpeBom1.2.pri, whole genome shotgun sequence contains the following coding sequences:
- the LOC128505234 gene encoding coiled-coil domain-containing protein 170-like: MSRPYGFLHHDDESAIEKLFDGRGSPGGSQFNENYTKKKQRRPASTRHIPTYDFSDSLGEPEFTYDPSPEISGSRDELLRIRRTAESAKSEHAALLVKNSSLLAQVSELKSSLAIKDASLQEVKEELADYKEGNARQAAQVQYLKSRVQEYERMSSSVNGEKTKTKAEIYSLGTENKELNERIRELESRLKIHLIEREKTEQKSSSLEKKLQESVEKLASYLNTNIENQADPLNVLLPKVEKLVNGYFLLKTKVSSLEDALAGREAESKAGRDAIVQLVSESDKNKKTAAGMAAEMKSLKRERDEAVLAKKNTEREKEVLLEKLKDSHKEWGSVHKELLEKDKKIKELDLTIRTSGYEAKASHSLHHNFISQLATILSNGFITVPETEEAIKERILEIYGREQKWKSTSDELQEKVNKLTKQLDQQRDLYHEAATKSYKTEEMLQKEQDTLKHLKGKLASEEMIKDGFNMERKKLKKFLTQLAETLQISEDVASESLGSQYERLLNRAEELFKRNKDFGSENKTAVYSLQKKVNSLMEKAELKSSQVAQLEKKIKELEKEKERQLFASVENPANLTAQKLQRKVERLQGQLGDMKIANQNLTAQLVDRNELKETSIQQRKTIEELSRSLEKLEKIKEKAAKKVVSLKTELDYSEHEHAGDKRRSQHLVDSVANELHTTKRALEEVARREKQLVDFRETVTRMMGFSINTLAVPDHEVFEQLKRVLRTSGAAPEGRMDRTKLPYGFRTGDGEPEYTVQHLTSYKNPRDGRAFH, from the exons ATGTCCCGTCCGTACGGCTTCCTACACCATGATGACGAAAGCGCGATAGAGAAGCTCTTTGACGGTCGGGGATCTCCGGGCGGATCGCAG ttcAATGAAAATTATACTAAAAAGAAGCAGAGACGCCCGGCATCCACCAG gcaCATTCCAACCTATGACTTCTCCGACAGCCTCGGGGAACCCGAG TTCACGTATGACCCATCGCCGGAAATATCGGGCTCTAGAGACGAGCTGCTGCGCATCCGCAGGACTGCAGAGTCTGCAAAGAGTGAACACGCTGCATTACTGGTGAAGAACAGCTCCTTGCTTGCGCAG GTGTCTGAGCTAAAGAGCAGCCTGGCCATAAAAGACGCTTCCCTGCAAGAAGTGAAGGAGGAATTGGCCGATTACAAGGAGGGGAATGCCCGCCAGGCCGCACAGGTCCAATACCTGAAGAGCCGCGTACAGGAATACGAACGAATGAGCTCATCTGTGAATGGGGAGAAGACGAAAACTAAAGCGGAGATCTATTCTCTCGGGACAGAAAATAAAGAGCTGAACGAAAGAATTCGAGAGCTGGAAAGTCGACTCAA GATCCACCTGATTGAACGAGAGAAAACAGAGCAGAAAAGCAGCAGTCTGGAGAAAAAACTGCAGGAGAGCGTCGAAAAACTGGCTTCTTACTTAAACACAAATATTGAGAACCAGGCAGACCCCCTAAACGTTTTACTACCAAAG GTGGAGAAACTCGTAAACGGGTATTTCCTGCTAAAGACAAAAGTATCAAGTCTGGAAGACGCCTTGGCCGGCCGGGAAGCGGAGTCCAAAGCCGGCAGAGACGCCATCGTGCAGCTGGTGTCGGAATCCGACAAGAACAAGAAGACGGCGGCTGGCATGGCGGCCGAAATGAAGTCATTGAAGAGG GAGCGGGACGAAGCTGTACTGGCCAAGAAAAACAccgagagagagaaggaggttCTTCTGGAGAAACTGAAAGACAGCCACAAGGAGTGGGGAAGCGTCCACAAGGAGCTGCTGGAGAAAGACAAGAAAATCAAAGAGTTGGACCTTACTATACGTACTTCGGGCTACGAGGCGAAGGCCTCTCACAGCCTGCACCATAACTTTATCAGTCAGTTGGCTACCATACTGAGCAATGGGTTTATAACCGTCCCCGAGACAGAGGAAGCCATCAAAGAACGGATCCTGGAGATCTACGGCCGTGAACAGAAATGGAAGTCT ACAAGCGACGAGCTTCAGGAGAAGGTAAACAAGTTGACGAAGCAGCTGGACCAGCAACGGGATTTGTACCACGAGGCGGCCACGAAATCGTACAAAACGGAAGAAATGCTTCAAAAAGAACAGGACACcctgaaacatttaaagggcaaaCTAGCGTCGGAAGAGATGATCAAAGATGGTTTTAATATGGAAAGAAAGAAG CTCAAGAAGTTTTTAACCCAGCTGGCGGAAACGTTGCAAATAAGCGAGGACGTAGCCTCGGAAAGCCTGGGATCTCAATACGAACGGCTTTTGAACAGAGCTGAAGAGCTGTTTAAGAGGAACAAAGATTTTGGGAGCGAGAACAAAACCGCCGTCTACAGTCTTCAAAAGAAG GTAAATTCCCTGATGGAGAAAGCGGAGTTAAAATCTTCCCAAGTCGCGCAActtgagaaaaaaatcaaagagcTGGAAAAGGAGAAAGAGCGACAACTGTTTGCGAGCGTCGAGAATCCGGCAAATCTGACAGCCCAAAAATTACAGCGGAAGGTCGAGAGACTCCAGGGACAGCTCGGCGACATGAAAATTGCTAATCAGAACCTGACGGCTCAGCTCGTCGATCGGAACGAGCTAAAG GAGACGAGCATCCAGCAGCGAAAAACCATAGAGGAGCTGAGCCGATCTTTAGAAAAACTCGAGAAAATTAAGGAGAAAGCGGCAAAAAAGGTGGTGAGCCTGAAGACGGAGCTGGATTACAGCGAACACGAGCACGCCGGAGACAAACGGCGAAGCCAACACCTCGTGGATTCAGTCGCTAATGAGCTCCACACCACGAAGAGGGCACTCGAGGAAGTCGCAAGGAGGGAGAAGCAG CTGGTTGATTTCAGGGAAACCGTCACCAGGATGATGGGTTTTAGCATCAACACCTTGGCCGTGCCGGACCACGAGGTCTTCGAGCAACTGAAGCGCGTTTTACGGACGAGCGGAGCGGCGCCCGAAGGCAGAATGGATCGGACCAAGTTGCCGTACGGTTTCAGGACAGGCGACGGAGAACCCGAGTACACGGTTCAGCATTTAACATCGTATAAAAACCCCAGGGACGGGAGagcttttcattaa